Genomic DNA from Parvivirga hydrogeniphila:
CGAGGACTATCTGCGCGCCATGGAGTACGGCATGCCGCCGGCAGGCGGGCTCGGCGTCGGCATCGACCGGCTCGTCATGCTCCTCACCGACAGTCCCTCGATCCGGGACGTCATCCTGTTCCCGCACATGCGTCCCGAGGCGTAGGACGCCCCTTTAGGATCGAGCCGCCCTCCCCGGTGTCAGCCCGCGGGGGTAGAATACCCATAGGACCCTTCCGCCGAGAGTATCGGCGTCACAGATGGCGAGGCGATATCCCATGTTCGAACGGTTCACAGAGAAGGCCCGGCGCGTGGTGGTCTACGCGCAAGAAGAGGCCCGCATGCTCAACCAGAACTACATCGGCACCGAGCATCTTTTGCTCGGGCTGATGCGCGAGCCCGACGGCGTTGCCGTCAAAGCGCTCGAGTCGCTCAGGATCTCTCCGGACGACGTCCGCCAGCAGGTCGAGGAGCTCATCGGCAGGGGCACGTACGTCCCGACCGGGCACATCCCGTTCACGCCGCGAGCCAAGAAGGTACTGGAGCTGTCGCTCCGCGAAGCGCTGCAGCTCGGCCACAACTACATCGGAACCGAACACATCCTGCTCGGCCTCATCCGGGAGGGCGAGGGCGTGGCCGCCCAGGTTCTCGTGAACCTCGGCGCCGACTTGGAGAAGGTGCGCTCCGCAGTCATCCAGCTGCTGTCCGGCTACTACGGGCGGCAGGCGGAAGGCGCTGAAGAGCGGCGGTCGCGCGGCGGCGAGGGAGGCTCGCTGCTCGACGAGTTCGGGCGCAACCTCACCCGCGCGGCACTCGAAGGCAAGCTCGACCCGGTGGTCGGGCGCCAGCAGGAGATCGAGCGGGTCATGCAGATCCTCTCGCGACGTACGAAGAACAACCCGGTGCTGATCGGCGAGCCGGGCGTCGGCAAGACCGCCGTCGTCGAGGGGCTCGCGCAGAAGATCGCTCGCGACGAGGTCCCGGAGACGCTGCGGGACAAGCAGCTGTACACCCTCGATCTGGCTGCGCTGGTGGCTGGAAGCAAGTACCGGGGCGAGTTCGAAGAGCGCCTCAAGAAGGTCATGAAGGAGATCCGCGAGCGTGGCGACATCATCCTGTTCGTGGACGAGATGCACACGCTCGTCGGGGCCGGGGCAGCGGAAGGCGCCATCGACGCCGCGAGCATCATCAAGCCGGCGCTCGCGCGCGGCGAGCTGCAGACCATCGGCGCCACCACGCTCGACGAGTATCGCAAGTACGTCGAGAAGGACCCGGCGCTCGAGCGGCGGTTCCAGCCCATCATGGTGGGCGAACCGAGCGTCGAAGAGACCAAGGCGATCCTGTACGGACTGCGTGACCGGTACGAGGCGCACCACCGGGTCTCGATCACCGATGGCGCCATCGACGCAGCCGCCACCCTGGCAGACCGGTACATCTCCGACCGGTTCCTGCCCGACAAGGCCATCGACCTCATCGACGAGGCCGGCTCGAAGATGCGCATCAAGACGATGACGGCGCCTCCGGGCATCCGCGAGGTCGAAGAGCGGCTCAAGCAGGTGCGGCAGGAGAAAGAGGCCGCGATCGAAGCGCAGGAGTTCGAGAAGGCCGCTGCGCTCCGCGATAAAGAGAAGCAAATCATCGCCGAGAAGCGGCGTATGGAAGAGGAGTGGCGTCGGCCGGACAACAACCGTGTCGTCGAGGTCACCGAGAAGGAGATCGCCGAAGTCGTCTCCATGTGGACGGGCATCCCCGTGGCGTCCCTCACCGAAGAGGAGACGCAGAAGCTCCTGCGGATGGAGGCGTCGCTGCACGAGCGCATCGTCGGCCAGGACGAGGCGGTCACCGCGGTGAGCAAGGCCATCCGCCGCACTCGCGCGGGCCTCAAGGACCCGTCACGACCTGCCGGGTCGTTCATCTTCCTGGGTCCGTCCGGAGTCGGGAAGACCGAGCTTGCCAAGGCGCTCGCGGAGTTCCTGTTCGGCAGCGAAGACGCGCTCATCCAGCTCGACATGTCCGAGTACATGGAGAAGCACACGGTCTCGCGGCTGATCGGCTCCCCGCCGGGGTACGTCGGTTTCGACGAGGGCGGGCAGCTCACGGAGGCCGTGCGGCGCAAGCCGTATTCGGTCGTGCTGTTCGACGAGATCGAGAAGGCGCATCCGGACGTGTTCAACGTCCTGCTGCAAATCCTCGAAGAAGGGCGGCTCACTGACGCCCAAGGCAGGCGCGTCGATTTCAAGAACACGATCATCATCATGACGAGCAACGTCGGGGCGCGCGACATCGCGAAGGGCAAGACCATCGGCTTCACGATGCAGCCTTCCGATGCGATGCCCTACGAGACGCTGAAAGAGCGCGTCACCGGCGAGCTCAAGAAGATCTTCCGGCCGGAGTTCTTGAACCGCGTCGACGAAGTCATCGTGTTCCATGACCTCACCTCGGAGGAGATCGAGGCCATCGTCGATCTGATGGTGGCGAGGCTGCGCGAGCGCTTGGCGGAGCAGGGGATCGGGCTCGTTCTCACGCCGGAAGCGCGCTCGGTGCTCGCGAAGGAAGGCTTCGATCCCGCGCTCGGCGCGCGTCCGCTGAGGCGCGCGATCCAGCGGCTCGTGGAAGACCCGCTCTCGGAGCGGATCCTCGCAGGCGAGTGGCACCCCGGCGACGTGGTCGAATTACGGGTGGAGGACGGCGTCATCACCTTCGCACACGGCGACCTCTCTCCCGAGGCGATCGTGCAGCCGTCGCGCCCGAAGCGCGCCAGAGCGTCGATGCCGCCGCGCAGCGGATCGCGCGGAGGGCGGACGCCGCAGTCCGACGGCCTCGCGGGCGAGTGAGGCATGGCGCGACCGCGCTCCGAGTGGCGATGCTCACAGTGCGGCCACGCCGCACCGAAGTGGCTCGGCCGTTGCCCGGTGTGCGGCGAGTACGGCACCTTCATCGAGGAGGCGCCGTCAGAAGCGGCGGCCTTTGGAGCGAGCGCGCCGCCACGGACGCCGATCGCGCTCGGGGACGTGCGTGTCGACCCAGCGACGAGGATCCGCACGGGCATCGATGAGCTCGACCGCGTGCTCGGCGGAGGCATCGTCCGAGGCTCGGTCGTGCTCCTGGCAGGAGAGCCGGGCATCGGCAAGTCCACGCTGCTTCTCCAGGCGGCCAGCCGGCTTGCCGCACAGTGTCGGCGCGTGCTGTACGTGTGCGGCGAGGAGTCGGCCGAGCAGGTGCGCTTGCGAGCGGACCGACTCGGCGCCGACGGGCGCGTGCTCCTCCTTCCCGACGCCGAGGTCGAGGGCGTCGTCGCTACGGCGAAGGCGCAGGCCGTCGACGTGCTCGTGGTCGATTCGATACAGACGCTGGCCGACCCCGCAACACCCGGGCTCGCGGGCAGCGTGAGCCAGGTGCGCGCCTGCGCGCAGTCCCTGGTCGCGCTCGCGAAGGCGAGCGGCGTCGCGGTGATCATGGTGGGTCACGTGACGAAGGAGGGTACCGTTGCGGGTCCCCGCATCCTCGAGCACGTGGTCGACACCGTCCTGTCCTTCGAAGGCGACCGGGAGCATGCATACCGGGTCGTGAGGGCGGCGAAGAACCGCTTCGGTTCGGTGAGCGAGGTCGGGGTGTTCGAGATGACGGGCACGGGGCTCGAACCGATCTCGGATCCCTCAGGGCTCACGCTCGGGCAGCGCGCGCAAGACGCACCGGGCACGTGCGTGTTCCCGACGGTGGAGGGGACCCGGCCCATGCTGGTGGAGGTGCAGGCCCTGGTCACACGCACCTGGCTGCCTGCACCGCGCAGGCACGCGGTCGGCGTCGACCTCGGACGCGTGCACCAGATGCTCGCCGTGCTCGAAGGTCGAACGGGCGTGCGGTTCGGGGAGCACGACGTGTACGTCTCCGTCGTCGGCGGCGTGCGGGTCTCCGATCCGGCGGTCGATCTGCCGCTCGCGCTCGCGCTCGTTTCTGCGAGAGAGGCCGTGCCGCTCTCGGGGCCGCTGGCAGCGTTCGGCGAGGTCGGCCTCACCGGCGAGCTCAGAGGCGTTCCGCACGGTGCGGCCCGAGCGGCCGAGTGCGGACGCGTGGGCGTGAAGACGCTTCTGGCGCCGGACGGCGCAGGGACGCTTGCCGCCGACGGGATGTCGGTGGTTCGGGTCGCGTCGCTGCGGTCTGCCCTGGCGCAGGCCGGGCTCGGCAACGCCGGCTGATGCGCGTGCTCTAGCAGCGCACCGCCGCAGCGTGGCACAATCTGGGCAGGCGATGGCGGGAGGCCCGATGGACACCGCGCAGAACGACGTCATGCTCCAGGCCCTTGCGGCGGTGGCGCCAGGCACGCCGCTGCGTGAAGGCCTCGACCACGTGATCTCCGCGCGCACGGGGGCGCTCATCGTCATCGGGGACGAGCGCGGGGTCGAGAGCATCAGCAATGGTGGTTTCGTCGTGGGCGTCCCGTACACGCCGCAGCGGCTGTTCGAGCTGGCGAAGATGGACGGCGCCATCACGCTTGACGCCGAGATGCGCCACATCCTCAAGGCGAACGTCCACCTCGTTCCCGACCCGGCCATTCCGACCTCTGAGACCGGCATGCGGCATCGCACCGCAGAGCGCGTGAGCCTCCAGACGGACGCGCTCGTCGTCTCGATCTCGCAGCGCAGGGACGTCGTGAGCCTGTATCGTCGCGGGCAGAAGGTGGTGCTCGAAGACATCGAGGTCGTCCTCGCGAAGGCGAATCAAGCGCTCCAGACGCTCGAGCGCTACCGGACGCGTCTTGACGAAGTCTCCACTCATCTCACCGTCCTCGAGTTCGAGAACGCATCCACCTTCCGTGAGGTCGCGCTCGTGATCCAGCGTGCCGAGATGGTGCTCAGAGTCGCGAAGGAAGTGACGCGGTACGTCGTCGAGCTCGGCGAGGACGGACGGCTCGTGCGGATGCAGGCCGATGAGCTCACGGCAGGCGTGGACGAGGACTACACGATGCTCGTCCGCGACTACGCCGTCGACCCGTCGACGCGCACGGCGGCGCGCGCCCGGCAGAGGATCTCCGCGATGAAGCCGGAGCAGCTTCTCGATCCCCTTGCCGTCGTCCACGCGCTCGGGCACGCTGGCGGCGCTGATCTCATCGAGCAGCAGGTGCGGCCGCGCGGCTATCGCGTGCTGAGGCACATACCTGCCCTCCCAAGCTCCGTGGCGAACCGCGTCGTCGACAGGTTCCAGACGCTCGCTGCGCTGCTGGGCGCGTCCGAGCAGCAGCTCGACGACGTCGAGGGGGTCGGTGCCCGGCGCGCTGCCGCCATCCTCGACGGTCTGCGCCGCATGCGCGAGCATCCCGGCGGGTAGCAGCAGCCAGCAGCGAGCGTACAGACAGCCGCTCGTCGCGGTGAGGAATCCGCTCGTCGCCTCCTGTGCTAGACTGAACGCAACGATGCCGTTCCGTTCTGGCGTGAAGGAGGTGAGGGCGCACCGGCAGATGCGTCTCCGGTCGTCACAGGCATGATCGTGCAGTTGATGCGGTTCGTGCTGCTGACGGCGGGCGCGTTCGGTGGTTATTCGGTCACTCGGCTTGCCGACTGGCCGTCCCAGACAGGCTTCTCTCAGGAATCCGTCATCATACTGTTCATCATTCTGGGAAGCTCGATGGGGTACCTGCTCGGCGGCATCCTCGGCCGAGAGGTGACCACCCAGTTCCGCCGCCTCGAGCAGCAGATTTCCGAGTTCCAGCCCGCAGAGCTGGTGTTCGGCGCGCTGGGGCTCATCGTCGGTCTGGCGATCGCGTTCTTCGTCTCCGACCCCCTCCGCCTTCTCAAGCCGACGTGGCTTTCGTTCCTCGCCATCGTCGGGGTGTACGGGCTGTTCGGGTACGCCGTCACGAGGCTGTTCTTGTTGCGCCGTCACGAGGTCGCGCGGCAGGTCTTCTCGCAGGCCGCTCAGCAGTCCCGCGAGCGCCCGAAGTTCCTCGACACCAGCGCCGTCATCGATGGGCGGTTCGAGGCGATCGTCAAGTCCGGGTTCCTGGAAGGCCCGCTGCGTGTCCCGCGCTTCGTGCTCGTCGAGCTGCAGACGCTTGCGGACTCGGCAGACGACCTCAAGCGTGCGCGTGGCCGTCGGGGGCTTGATGCGCTGACGGCGCTCTCTGCGCTCGACGACCTAGTGACGGTGGTGGATGCCGACTATCCTGACGTGCCCACTGTGGACGCCAAGATGATCCGCCTCGCCCAGTCATCGGGCGGTGCGATCGTGACGGCCGACCACAACCTGACGCAAGTGGCGCGCGTCGAGGGCGTCGACGTCCTCAACCTGAACGAGCTCGCCGAAGCCGTCCGCCCGGTGTACCTGCCTGGTGACCGGTTCGTGCTCGGCGTGGCCAAGCCGGGCAAGGAGCCCGACCAGGGCGTCGGGTATCTCGGCGACGGCACCATGGTCGTCGTCACGGACGGGCGCGACGCGGTCGGCCGGGAGGTCGAGGTAGAGGTGACCTCCGTCCTGCAGACGTCTGCCGGCCGCATGATCTTCGCGAAGGCGGTGTGAGCGTGCGCGTCGCAGCCATCGTCGCGGCAGCCGGATCCGGCGAGCGCTTCGGGCGTGCTGGCGGCAAGCAGCTCGCACCGCTCGCGGGCGCGACCGTCCTCGAACACGCGGTTCGGCCGCTTGCCGCGTGCAGGCGGATCGAGGCGGTGGTGGTCGTGGCGAATCCTGCCGACGTGGACACGGTCGCTGCGTTGTTGGCCAGGGAACCGAAAGTCGTGCGCGTCGTGGCGGGCGGGGCGACGAGGCAGGAGTCCGTCATGCGCGGCCTGGATGCGCTGCCTGCTGGCGTGGACGTCGTCGTCGTGCACGACGGAGCGCGCCCGCTTCTGGCAGCGGACACCGTCGATGCGGTCCTCGATGCGCTCGATGAGGGGTCGGACGCAGTGATCGTGGGGCATCCGAGCTACGACACCGTGAAGTCCGTCGGCCCGGACGGCATCGTCGAGCGCACGGAGGACCGTGAGCGCTTGTGGCTCGTGCAGACGCCGCAGGTCTTCCGGGCACAGACGCTCCGGACTGCGCTGGAAGGCGCTGCTCGCACCGGTGTCACCGGCACCGATGACGCCGCTCTCGTGGAGGCCAGCGGCGGTCGCGTTCGCGTCGTGCGAGGATCCCGCGACAACGTGAAAGTGACGGTGCCCGAGGACCTGGTCCTCGCAGAGGCGGTCCTGCGGGCGCGGGCGGCGCGTGGCCCGAAGAAGGGCAGAGGGTGATGGTCGTGAGCGGTTCGCAGCGAATCGGGTTGGGCTTCGACGCCCACGCGTTCGTCGAAGGCCGTCCGCTCGTGCTCGGCGGAGTCGAGCTTCCGAGCGACCGGGGGCTTGCGGGGCACTCCGACGCCGACGTGCTGGTCCACGCGCTGATGGACGCGATCGTCGGCGCGCTGCGCGAGGGCGACATCGGCCGCCTGTTCCCCGACGACGACCCGGCGTACGAGGGCGCGTCGAGCATCAGGTTGTTGGAGCAGGTGGCCGCGCTCATGCGCTCCCGAGGATTCGAGCTCGTGGATGCGGACTGCGTCGTGGCGCTCGAGCGGCCAAAGGTGGCGCCGCACCGCGATGAGATGCGGCGGCGCATCGCCGAAGCGCTCGGGGTCGAGGTCGAGCGGATCGGCGTGAAGGCCACCACCACCGAAGGGCTCGGCTTCGTCGGTCGAGAAGAAGGTGCTGCCGCCTACGCCGTGGTGCTGCTGGAGCGTGCGCGGCCATGAGCGAGCGCACCCGCTTCGCTCCCGCACCCACGGGCCCGCTGCACGTCGGAGGCGCGCGGACGGCGCTGTTCAGCTGGCTCGTCGCTCGCGCGAGCGGCGGCCGGTTCGTCCTGCGGCTCGAGGACACCGACCCCGCGCGCGTCGTCCCCGGAGCCGACGCGGCGCTGATCGCGGACCTGCGCTGGCTCGGGCTGGACTGGGACGAGGGTCCTGACGTCGGAGGGCCGCACGCCCCGTACCGGCAGTCGGAGCGAGCGAGCGAGCACGAGGCCGTGTGGAGACGCCTGCGTGAGGCCGGGCTGGTGTATCCGTGCTACTGCACGCCCGAGGAGCTCGAAGCCGCGCGAGAAGCTGAGCGGGCGCAGGGCCGTGCCCCGCGCTATCCGGGCACGTGCAGGAACCTGACCGCTGCCGACCGAGCGCGCTTCGAGGCCGAAGGCAGACGCCCTGCGTGGCGATTCGCCGTCAGGCCGGGCGAGCGGGTCGTGTTCGACGACGCGGTGCACGGCTCGATGGAGTTCTCGACGGACGGCATCGCCGACTTCGTCATCGTGCGCTCTGATGGGCGCCCCACCTACGACTTGGCGTGCGTCGCGGACGACACCGCCATGGGCATCACGTTCGTCGTGCGAGGAGACGACCACCTCGCCAACACCGCTCGCCAGATCCTGCTCTTGGACGCGCTCGGTGCCCCGCGGCCGCGGTACGCGCACCTGCCGCTCGTGACGGCTCCAGGCGGCGAGCCGCTGTCGAAATCGAAGGGCGGCGCCGCTATCGGCGAGCTTCGCACGGCAGGATACGTGCCGTCTGCGGTGGTGGAGTACGTCGCCTCGCTCGGGTGGAAGGTCCCCGACGGCCTTCAGGTCCGCGGGCCGCACGACCTCTTGCGCGCGTTCCGGATCGAGGCGGTCTCGCCGTCGCCGTCAACGCACGATCCCGAGCGGCTGCGCGCGCTGAACGCGAAGCACCTGCGGCGTCTCGATGACGCTGCGTTTTTCGCATTCGCCTCGTCGTTCCTGGGACCTGTGCCCGAGGGCGTCGATCGCGAGGCGCTGCTTGCCGCGGTCCGCGAGGAGGCGGAGACCGGCGCGGACATCACTCGGCTCGCTGATCGCATCGTCGTGCGGCCACAGCGGCTTGTGGCGCTCAAAGACCCCGTTCTCGAATCGGCGCTCGGCGCGCTCGAGCGCTCGGGCGAGCCGTGGGACCCCGACGATGCGGTCGCTCGCATGAAGGCCGAGCTCAAACACCGTGGCGTGCCGGTCAAAGATGGGCTGCACGCGCTCCGCGCCGCCCTCATCGGCACGCCCGACGGGCCTCCGGTCGCGTTGCTGCTCAAGGCGCTCGGCCCGAGCGAGGCGGAAGCCCGCATCCGGCGTGCTGCGTTGACGCGACCTGGCTCGTCCGGCGATAGTGGTGTGCCGCAGGACTCCGCCGGCCAGATGGAAGCGTGAACGATGTTCAAGCGCATGCGACGAGACATCCGGGCGATCAAGGAGCGCGACCCCGCGTGCACGTCCACGCTGTCGGCCCTCACGAACTACCCGGGTCTGTGGGCGGTCTGGTGGCATCGCGTCACGCACCGGCTCCACAAGGCAGGCTTCGTGTGGTTTGCGCGGCGCATCAGCCAGGTGGTTCGCCACTACACCGGCATCGAGATCCATCCGGGCGCGACGATCGGCGACGGCTTCTTCATCGATCACGGCATGGGCGTTGTGATCGGCGAGACGACGGTCATCGGCAAGGACGTGACCATGTACCAGGGGGTGACGCTGGGCGGCACGGGCAAGGAGCACGGCAAGCGGCACCCCACCATCGGAGACAACGTGGTCATCGGGGTGGGAGCGACGGTCCTGGGAAACATCACGGTGGGGGACCACTCCAAGATCGGAGCAGGCGCGGTCGTCATCCAAGACGTCCCGCCGAACTGCACCGTGGTGGGCGTCCCAGGCAGGATCGTCGTGCGAGAAGGCGAGCGCGTGGACGCCATCGACCTCCACCACGAGGACCTTCCGGACCCGGTGGTGGAGATGTTCCGAACGCTCCAGCGCCGGATCGAGCGGCTGGAGATGCGCCTGGAGCGCGACGAAGGGGTGGC
This window encodes:
- the ispF gene encoding 2-C-methyl-D-erythritol 2,4-cyclodiphosphate synthase, translated to MVVSGSQRIGLGFDAHAFVEGRPLVLGGVELPSDRGLAGHSDADVLVHALMDAIVGALREGDIGRLFPDDDPAYEGASSIRLLEQVAALMRSRGFELVDADCVVALERPKVAPHRDEMRRRIAEALGVEVERIGVKATTTEGLGFVGREEGAAAYAVVLLERARP
- the ispD gene encoding 2-C-methyl-D-erythritol 4-phosphate cytidylyltransferase; its protein translation is MSVRVAAIVAAAGSGERFGRAGGKQLAPLAGATVLEHAVRPLAACRRIEAVVVVANPADVDTVAALLAREPKVVRVVAGGATRQESVMRGLDALPAGVDVVVVHDGARPLLAADTVDAVLDALDEGSDAVIVGHPSYDTVKSVGPDGIVERTEDRERLWLVQTPQVFRAQTLRTALEGAARTGVTGTDDAALVEASGGRVRVVRGSRDNVKVTVPEDLVLAEAVLRARAARGPKKGRG
- a CDS encoding ATP-dependent Clp protease ATP-binding subunit, which produces MFERFTEKARRVVVYAQEEARMLNQNYIGTEHLLLGLMREPDGVAVKALESLRISPDDVRQQVEELIGRGTYVPTGHIPFTPRAKKVLELSLREALQLGHNYIGTEHILLGLIREGEGVAAQVLVNLGADLEKVRSAVIQLLSGYYGRQAEGAEERRSRGGEGGSLLDEFGRNLTRAALEGKLDPVVGRQQEIERVMQILSRRTKNNPVLIGEPGVGKTAVVEGLAQKIARDEVPETLRDKQLYTLDLAALVAGSKYRGEFEERLKKVMKEIRERGDIILFVDEMHTLVGAGAAEGAIDAASIIKPALARGELQTIGATTLDEYRKYVEKDPALERRFQPIMVGEPSVEETKAILYGLRDRYEAHHRVSITDGAIDAAATLADRYISDRFLPDKAIDLIDEAGSKMRIKTMTAPPGIREVEERLKQVRQEKEAAIEAQEFEKAAALRDKEKQIIAEKRRMEEEWRRPDNNRVVEVTEKEIAEVVSMWTGIPVASLTEEETQKLLRMEASLHERIVGQDEAVTAVSKAIRRTRAGLKDPSRPAGSFIFLGPSGVGKTELAKALAEFLFGSEDALIQLDMSEYMEKHTVSRLIGSPPGYVGFDEGGQLTEAVRRKPYSVVLFDEIEKAHPDVFNVLLQILEEGRLTDAQGRRVDFKNTIIIMTSNVGARDIAKGKTIGFTMQPSDAMPYETLKERVTGELKKIFRPEFLNRVDEVIVFHDLTSEEIEAIVDLMVARLRERLAEQGIGLVLTPEARSVLAKEGFDPALGARPLRRAIQRLVEDPLSERILAGEWHPGDVVELRVEDGVITFAHGDLSPEAIVQPSRPKRARASMPPRSGSRGGRTPQSDGLAGE
- the radA gene encoding DNA repair protein RadA; translation: MARPRSEWRCSQCGHAAPKWLGRCPVCGEYGTFIEEAPSEAAAFGASAPPRTPIALGDVRVDPATRIRTGIDELDRVLGGGIVRGSVVLLAGEPGIGKSTLLLQAASRLAAQCRRVLYVCGEESAEQVRLRADRLGADGRVLLLPDAEVEGVVATAKAQAVDVLVVDSIQTLADPATPGLAGSVSQVRACAQSLVALAKASGVAVIMVGHVTKEGTVAGPRILEHVVDTVLSFEGDREHAYRVVRAAKNRFGSVSEVGVFEMTGTGLEPISDPSGLTLGQRAQDAPGTCVFPTVEGTRPMLVEVQALVTRTWLPAPRRHAVGVDLGRVHQMLAVLEGRTGVRFGEHDVYVSVVGGVRVSDPAVDLPLALALVSAREAVPLSGPLAAFGEVGLTGELRGVPHGAARAAECGRVGVKTLLAPDGAGTLAADGMSVVRVASLRSALAQAGLGNAG
- the gltX gene encoding glutamate--tRNA ligase, whose product is MSERTRFAPAPTGPLHVGGARTALFSWLVARASGGRFVLRLEDTDPARVVPGADAALIADLRWLGLDWDEGPDVGGPHAPYRQSERASEHEAVWRRLREAGLVYPCYCTPEELEAAREAERAQGRAPRYPGTCRNLTAADRARFEAEGRRPAWRFAVRPGERVVFDDAVHGSMEFSTDGIADFVIVRSDGRPTYDLACVADDTAMGITFVVRGDDHLANTARQILLLDALGAPRPRYAHLPLVTAPGGEPLSKSKGGAAIGELRTAGYVPSAVVEYVASLGWKVPDGLQVRGPHDLLRAFRIEAVSPSPSTHDPERLRALNAKHLRRLDDAAFFAFASSFLGPVPEGVDREALLAAVREEAETGADITRLADRIVVRPQRLVALKDPVLESALGALERSGEPWDPDDAVARMKAELKHRGVPVKDGLHALRAALIGTPDGPPVALLLKALGPSEAEARIRRAALTRPGSSGDSGVPQDSAGQMEA
- the cysE gene encoding serine O-acetyltransferase yields the protein MFKRMRRDIRAIKERDPACTSTLSALTNYPGLWAVWWHRVTHRLHKAGFVWFARRISQVVRHYTGIEIHPGATIGDGFFIDHGMGVVIGETTVIGKDVTMYQGVTLGGTGKEHGKRHPTIGDNVVIGVGATVLGNITVGDHSKIGAGAVVIQDVPPNCTVVGVPGRIVVREGERVDAIDLHHEDLPDPVVEMFRTLQRRIERLEMRLERDEGVASEAGKPPFENGNDEEGRS
- a CDS encoding PIN/TRAM domain-containing protein, yielding MRFVLLTAGAFGGYSVTRLADWPSQTGFSQESVIILFIILGSSMGYLLGGILGREVTTQFRRLEQQISEFQPAELVFGALGLIVGLAIAFFVSDPLRLLKPTWLSFLAIVGVYGLFGYAVTRLFLLRRHEVARQVFSQAAQQSRERPKFLDTSAVIDGRFEAIVKSGFLEGPLRVPRFVLVELQTLADSADDLKRARGRRGLDALTALSALDDLVTVVDADYPDVPTVDAKMIRLAQSSGGAIVTADHNLTQVARVEGVDVLNLNELAEAVRPVYLPGDRFVLGVAKPGKEPDQGVGYLGDGTMVVVTDGRDAVGREVEVEVTSVLQTSAGRMIFAKAV
- the disA gene encoding DNA integrity scanning diadenylate cyclase DisA, which codes for MDTAQNDVMLQALAAVAPGTPLREGLDHVISARTGALIVIGDERGVESISNGGFVVGVPYTPQRLFELAKMDGAITLDAEMRHILKANVHLVPDPAIPTSETGMRHRTAERVSLQTDALVVSISQRRDVVSLYRRGQKVVLEDIEVVLAKANQALQTLERYRTRLDEVSTHLTVLEFENASTFREVALVIQRAEMVLRVAKEVTRYVVELGEDGRLVRMQADELTAGVDEDYTMLVRDYAVDPSTRTAARARQRISAMKPEQLLDPLAVVHALGHAGGADLIEQQVRPRGYRVLRHIPALPSSVANRVVDRFQTLAALLGASEQQLDDVEGVGARRAAAILDGLRRMREHPGG